A region from the Halosolutus gelatinilyticus genome encodes:
- the acs gene encoding acetate--CoA ligase encodes MSQENANLEARLEEQDAFEPPESFVEQANVTDPGVYEEFEENWPECWERAADLLSWDEEYETVLEDDDAPFYEWFTGGTLNASYNCLDRHVEEGAKNRAAIKWEGELGETRTYTYGDLLNEVEAFAATLRDLGVEEDDVVTLYLPMIPELPIAMLACARIGAPHAVVFAGFSADALATRMNAAESEYLVTCDGYYRRGDALDHISKANEGLESVEHDVSDVVVVDRLGDDLSHSLGSNQHDWDELMADHEGASVEPVSRDAEDMLFLMYTSGTTGQPKGVKHTTGGYLAYTAWTSRAVLDIKPEDTYWCSADIGWITGHSYIVYGPLALGTTTVMYEGTPDYPEKDRLWEIVEENRVDIFYTAPTAIRAFMKWGAEYPERCDLSSLRLLGTVGEPINPRAWKWYYKHIGNEKCPIVDTWWQTETGGMMITTLPGVNTMKPGSAGPPLPGIDARVVDAEGEEVSGGEAGYVTVNNPWPGMLRTLYNNDDRFLSEYWAEYSDEDADEWVYFPEDGAKLDDDGYITILGRVDDVINVSGHRLGTMEIESAVVGVEGIAEAAVVGGEHEVKGEAVYVYAIPEDGYEDQDDLDERASEAIDTSIGPIARPEEVIFTPELPKTRSGKIMRRLLEDIASGNELGDTSTLRNPEIVDEIADQVEAE; translated from the coding sequence ATGTCACAGGAGAATGCCAACCTCGAAGCACGACTCGAGGAGCAGGACGCGTTCGAGCCTCCCGAGTCGTTCGTCGAGCAGGCAAACGTGACCGATCCGGGGGTATACGAGGAATTCGAAGAGAACTGGCCGGAGTGTTGGGAACGGGCCGCCGACCTCCTCTCGTGGGACGAAGAGTACGAGACCGTCCTCGAGGACGACGACGCGCCGTTCTACGAGTGGTTCACCGGCGGGACGCTGAACGCCTCGTACAACTGCCTCGATCGCCACGTCGAAGAGGGTGCCAAGAATCGTGCCGCGATCAAATGGGAGGGTGAACTGGGCGAGACCCGCACCTACACCTACGGCGACCTGCTGAACGAGGTCGAAGCGTTCGCGGCGACGTTACGCGACCTCGGCGTCGAGGAGGACGACGTCGTCACGCTCTACCTGCCGATGATTCCGGAGCTACCGATCGCGATGCTGGCGTGCGCCCGAATCGGCGCGCCACATGCGGTCGTCTTCGCCGGCTTCTCGGCGGACGCGCTGGCGACGCGGATGAACGCCGCCGAGAGCGAGTACCTGGTCACCTGCGACGGCTACTACCGCCGCGGCGACGCCCTCGACCACATCTCGAAGGCCAACGAAGGCCTCGAAAGCGTCGAGCACGACGTCTCGGACGTCGTCGTCGTCGATCGGCTGGGCGACGATCTCAGCCACTCGCTGGGCAGCAACCAGCACGACTGGGACGAACTCATGGCCGACCACGAGGGCGCGTCGGTCGAGCCGGTCTCGCGGGACGCCGAGGACATGCTGTTCCTGATGTACACGTCGGGGACGACGGGTCAGCCGAAAGGGGTGAAACACACCACCGGGGGCTATCTCGCGTACACCGCCTGGACCTCCCGTGCGGTGTTGGACATCAAACCCGAAGACACCTACTGGTGCTCGGCGGACATCGGCTGGATCACGGGCCACTCCTACATCGTCTACGGGCCGCTCGCGCTCGGGACGACCACCGTCATGTACGAGGGAACGCCCGATTATCCGGAGAAGGACCGCCTGTGGGAGATCGTCGAGGAGAACCGGGTGGACATCTTCTACACGGCGCCGACGGCGATCCGCGCGTTCATGAAGTGGGGGGCAGAGTACCCCGAACGCTGTGATCTCTCCTCGTTGCGCCTGCTCGGAACGGTCGGCGAGCCGATCAACCCGCGCGCGTGGAAGTGGTACTACAAGCACATCGGCAACGAGAAGTGTCCGATCGTCGACACCTGGTGGCAGACCGAAACCGGCGGCATGATGATCACCACGCTGCCGGGGGTCAACACGATGAAGCCCGGCTCCGCCGGCCCGCCGCTGCCGGGGATCGACGCTCGCGTCGTCGACGCCGAGGGCGAGGAGGTGTCCGGCGGCGAAGCCGGCTACGTCACGGTCAACAACCCGTGGCCGGGGATGCTGCGGACGCTGTACAACAACGACGATCGGTTCCTCTCGGAGTACTGGGCGGAGTACTCCGACGAGGACGCAGACGAATGGGTCTACTTCCCCGAAGACGGCGCCAAGTTGGACGACGACGGCTACATCACCATCCTGGGTCGGGTCGACGACGTGATCAACGTCTCCGGCCACCGTCTGGGAACGATGGAGATCGAGTCGGCCGTCGTCGGCGTCGAAGGGATCGCCGAAGCCGCCGTCGTCGGCGGCGAACACGAGGTCAAGGGCGAAGCGGTATACGTCTACGCGATCCCCGAAGACGGATACGAAGACCAGGACGACCTCGACGAGCGGGCCAGCGAGGCGATCGACACTTCGATCGGCCCGATCGCCCGGCCCGAAGAGGTGATCTTCACGCCCGAACTGCCGAAGACGCGATCCGGGAAGATCATGCGCCGCCTGCTGGAGGACATCGCGAGCGGGAACGAACTCGGCGACACTTCGACGCTCCGTAATCCGGAGATCGTCGACGAGATCGCCGATCAGGTCGAGGCCGAGTAA
- a CDS encoding DUF4212 domain-containing protein, whose translation MADNTTQNPRDESNELQTDGGVASSAAQEHRNTDYLNREVNILKPSTPFMRDHLRVVWTGFVIWVLIVFGPVTATYLATDAMTTQMPLIGFPWHYFLVAFGAPTGALILSFWYSRKRDALDAKYGIDHATIEETDRGTEAAATDGGADE comes from the coding sequence ATGGCAGACAATACCACTCAGAATCCGCGGGACGAATCGAACGAACTCCAGACGGACGGTGGCGTGGCGTCATCGGCCGCCCAGGAGCACAGAAACACCGACTATCTCAACCGGGAGGTGAACATTCTGAAGCCGAGCACGCCGTTCATGCGCGACCACCTTCGGGTGGTCTGGACGGGCTTCGTCATCTGGGTGCTCATCGTGTTCGGGCCGGTGACGGCGACGTACCTGGCGACCGACGCGATGACGACCCAGATGCCGCTGATTGGCTTCCCGTGGCACTACTTCCTCGTCGCGTTCGGCGCGCCGACCGGCGCGCTGATCCTGTCGTTCTGGTACTCGCGAAAGCGTGACGCGCTCGACGCGAAGTACGGTATCGACCACGCGACCATCGAAGAGACCGACCGCGGCACCGAGGCCGCGGCCACCGATGGAGGTGCCGACGAATGA
- a CDS encoding VC_2705 family sodium/solute symporter, with amino-acid sequence MTGVPVVPLQESLLPDALNISFKTVPAILVLGMLGLFLAIGYMFRVADTEDMWVAGRSIGNVENGMAIGANWMSAASYLGMAASIALAGFYGLVFVVGWTTGYFILLIFMAAQLRRFGKYTAPDFVGDRFNSDTARAIAAVTTFLIGFVYAIGQAKGMALVGLYIFGDYGGLIPGLDGYQMMVIFMMTITVGYLTLSGMLGATKNQAVQYVILIVAFLAGLFVVGYVNGYSTVLPQIQYGALINDLSAEFSEPFTHSSYYLWIATTFSLIVGTCGLPHVLVRFYTVESERTARWSTVWGLFFICLLYWSAPAFAAFGTSLYSQDIGPAYGDPGMSSAASEVIVVLAAQLSELPQWFVGLVGAGGIAAAIATVAGLFIAGSSAISHDIYTNIINEDATQREQILVGRLSILVLGAITTLAALNPASSIAALVGYAFALAGTVLFPMFFIGMWWENANRQGALAGMTTGLVLWSIPMINEIVPTYISSLEAPLSAGLAQWMPAIGSALVSLPIVFAVTIIVSLVTTEPPMETKRIVRQCHSPEPMGQHKTAEDVVATDGGQTPADD; translated from the coding sequence ATGACGGGGGTTCCGGTCGTCCCGCTGCAGGAGAGCCTCCTGCCCGACGCGCTCAACATCTCGTTCAAGACGGTTCCGGCCATCCTGGTGCTGGGGATGCTCGGACTCTTCCTCGCCATCGGGTACATGTTCCGCGTGGCCGACACCGAGGACATGTGGGTCGCCGGCCGCTCCATCGGGAACGTCGAGAACGGGATGGCCATCGGCGCCAACTGGATGTCGGCCGCGTCGTACCTCGGCATGGCGGCGTCGATCGCGCTGGCCGGGTTTTACGGGCTGGTGTTCGTCGTCGGCTGGACGACGGGATATTTCATACTGCTCATCTTCATGGCCGCGCAGCTGCGCCGGTTCGGGAAGTACACGGCGCCCGACTTCGTCGGCGACCGCTTCAACTCCGACACGGCGCGGGCGATCGCGGCGGTCACGACGTTCCTCATCGGGTTCGTCTACGCGATCGGCCAGGCGAAGGGGATGGCGCTCGTCGGCCTGTACATCTTCGGCGACTACGGCGGCCTCATCCCCGGCCTGGACGGCTACCAGATGATGGTCATCTTCATGATGACGATCACCGTGGGCTACCTGACGCTGTCGGGCATGCTGGGCGCGACGAAGAACCAGGCCGTCCAGTACGTCATCCTCATCGTGGCGTTCCTGGCCGGCCTGTTCGTCGTCGGCTACGTCAACGGCTACTCGACGGTGCTCCCGCAGATCCAGTACGGCGCGCTGATCAACGACCTCAGCGCCGAGTTCTCCGAACCGTTCACCCACTCGAGTTACTACCTGTGGATCGCGACCACGTTCTCGCTCATCGTCGGCACCTGCGGCCTGCCGCACGTGCTGGTCCGGTTCTACACGGTCGAAAGCGAGCGGACGGCCCGCTGGTCGACCGTCTGGGGGCTGTTCTTCATCTGCCTCCTGTACTGGAGCGCGCCGGCGTTCGCGGCGTTCGGGACCTCCCTCTACAGCCAGGACATCGGACCGGCGTACGGCGACCCCGGCATGAGCAGCGCCGCCAGCGAGGTCATCGTCGTGCTGGCGGCCCAGTTGTCCGAACTGCCCCAATGGTTCGTCGGACTGGTCGGGGCCGGCGGTATCGCCGCGGCGATCGCGACGGTCGCCGGGCTGTTCATCGCCGGCTCGTCGGCCATCAGCCACGACATCTACACGAACATCATCAACGAGGACGCGACCCAGCGCGAGCAGATCCTCGTCGGCCGCCTGAGCATCCTGGTGCTCGGCGCCATCACGACGCTTGCGGCGCTCAACCCCGCGTCGTCGATCGCCGCGCTCGTCGGGTACGCGTTCGCGCTGGCCGGAACCGTGCTGTTCCCGATGTTCTTCATCGGGATGTGGTGGGAGAACGCCAACCGCCAGGGCGCCCTCGCGGGCATGACCACCGGGCTTGTCCTCTGGTCGATCCCGATGATCAACGAGATCGTTCCGACGTACATCTCGTCCCTCGAGGCGCCGCTGTCGGCTGGACTGGCACAGTGGATGCCGGCGATCGGCTCGGCACTCGTTTCCCTGCCGATCGTCTTCGCGGTCACGATCATCGTCTCGCTCGTGACCACCGAGCCGCCGATGGAGACCAAGCGGATCGTCCGGCAGTGTCACAGCCCCGAACCGATGGGCCAGCACAAGACCGCCGAAGACGTCGTCGCAACCGACGGGGGCCAGACCCCCGCGGACGACTGA
- a CDS encoding universal stress protein — protein MYEQILVPTDGSETAEMAIEHALDIAEKYGATVHALYVVDTDSMSLSLGVEQVDRIRQGHYGEMGEVRERAEAATNVVAERGRERGLEVVEHVSAGRPHALIEDYAADNDIDLIVMGSHGRSGISRALLGSVTERTLRSTTVPVLVVDARADDRD, from the coding sequence ATGTACGAACAAATACTCGTTCCGACGGACGGCAGCGAAACCGCCGAGATGGCGATCGAACACGCGCTCGACATCGCCGAGAAGTACGGGGCGACGGTCCACGCGCTGTACGTCGTCGACACCGACTCGATGAGCCTCAGCCTCGGCGTCGAACAGGTCGACCGCATCCGACAAGGCCACTACGGCGAGATGGGGGAAGTGCGAGAACGCGCCGAGGCCGCGACGAACGTCGTCGCCGAGCGGGGCCGCGAGCGCGGCCTCGAGGTCGTCGAGCACGTCTCCGCCGGGAGACCGCACGCGCTCATCGAGGACTACGCCGCGGACAACGACATCGACCTCATCGTGATGGGGTCCCACGGCCGCTCCGGCATCAGCCGGGCGCTGCTCGGGAGCGTCACCGAACGGACGCTCCGATCGACGACGGTTCCGGTCCTCGTCGTCGACGCGCGAGCGGACGACCGCGACTAA
- a CDS encoding type 2 lanthipeptide synthetase LanM family protein: MTSVFTDEQRREIVGRARTLFERIEGPTNVRGDAPPIDPDQIVDAWNARFPDDEAFRNRLSRDGLSEELVREHAAATRFPADEPLPDWIDALEALIGYVEAWSPEEQSAVRVDDLPFVDLLVPIAEFARERVPEAAVSGDALDPMVEWLLRRLERLCVRPLYVEFKSRVARRDPDRARAEPDAYADPPTTYYERFVESAFDGGFADLCLEYPVLARHLVRLVWDWTDAVLEVSRRIRADRRILRDRFGAVGAVESLRPLGRETHSNGRIPIRVSFSGSDVVYKPRPVDAGIAFYEILDRLDEHLSIPSFDSPTYVPRDGYGWMEAIEYRDPADDAAVERYYERAGALVCLGYVLEFIDVQFENVIAAGEHPTIVDAETVFHPYVEPTGKNIRTGIGRTLDESVFLTALVPVDAGVPDDFDGVDFRTATGAGSGRDSDRHGQLSPREQKARVLAGLGSRSGATRLSVRTRPVIEAVNTDVMSVTFEPVTRDATTNTPTVDGDDEPPADHLNAFVRGFDETYRTIATLHADGRFRSEIAPAELIAGVENRLVYRPTHRYTAALRRMGGRESLRDGVRTTVEMEGLAVPFFDGSIETDEYWPLYAAERAELRRLDVPRFTSCIDRRAVEHRGTDLGVAADESGYERCRRRLETMSDDDRRRQIGILRECYGDSGTETDPPPTAVDATDDRLRTAAVEAFDDVLESAVETPAGPAWTFVDPTRAGTTRLVLSDDSLYCGTAGIALTAAALYRATGRRRYRQLVTEIFEPSLDRPSPPRGPVDLGGPRGIGSTIYGLSAVADLLDEDRFRRAAIDAAGSVSEDRLGADGTAGVMAGYAGTLLALLACYERFGDATVLERALLCGDRLLERVTDGSNRVRGPAGGTRRTAGFARGSAGIAYALVRLAAVAGEPRYAEPVRDVRATDPATSASVVAPQSRHADWDGEGWCCGRSGIALSWIGVAERLGAPRYLEAATAALGATARSERSPLDNLYCGNFGRVEALLVGSNRGRCDGDVATEFLGRCLPRRERAGSFSLTGHSRSAVNPSFFGGISGVSYTLLRVLYPDTLPCVLLLE, translated from the coding sequence ATGACTTCCGTGTTTACCGACGAACAGCGGCGCGAAATCGTTGGCCGTGCACGCACACTCTTCGAACGGATCGAGGGCCCGACGAACGTTCGAGGCGACGCCCCGCCGATCGATCCCGACCAGATCGTCGACGCGTGGAACGCGCGATTCCCTGACGACGAAGCGTTCCGAAACCGGCTGTCCCGGGACGGACTCTCCGAAGAACTGGTCCGCGAACACGCGGCCGCGACACGCTTTCCCGCCGACGAACCGCTCCCCGACTGGATCGACGCGCTCGAGGCGCTGATCGGATACGTCGAGGCGTGGTCGCCGGAGGAGCAGTCGGCAGTCCGAGTCGACGATCTCCCGTTCGTCGACCTGCTCGTCCCGATCGCCGAGTTCGCGCGAGAACGCGTTCCCGAGGCCGCGGTTTCGGGGGACGCGCTCGATCCGATGGTCGAGTGGCTTCTCCGCAGGCTCGAACGGCTTTGCGTCCGGCCGCTGTACGTCGAGTTCAAAAGCCGCGTGGCCCGACGCGATCCGGACCGCGCGCGGGCGGAGCCGGACGCGTACGCCGATCCCCCGACGACGTACTACGAACGGTTCGTCGAGTCGGCGTTCGACGGCGGGTTCGCCGATCTCTGTCTCGAGTATCCGGTTCTCGCCAGACACCTGGTCCGACTCGTCTGGGACTGGACGGACGCCGTCCTCGAGGTCTCTCGGCGAATACGGGCCGATCGTCGAATCCTGCGCGATCGCTTCGGTGCCGTCGGCGCCGTCGAATCGCTTCGGCCGCTCGGCCGAGAAACGCACTCGAACGGGCGCATCCCGATCCGCGTCTCGTTTTCCGGGTCCGACGTCGTCTACAAGCCGCGCCCGGTCGATGCGGGGATCGCGTTCTACGAGATTCTCGATCGGCTCGATGAGCATCTCTCGATACCCTCGTTCGATTCTCCGACGTACGTCCCGCGAGACGGATACGGCTGGATGGAGGCGATCGAGTATCGCGATCCGGCCGACGATGCCGCGGTCGAACGGTACTACGAGCGCGCCGGGGCGCTCGTGTGTCTGGGATACGTCCTCGAGTTCATCGACGTGCAGTTCGAGAACGTCATCGCCGCCGGCGAACATCCGACGATCGTCGACGCGGAGACGGTCTTTCACCCGTACGTCGAGCCGACCGGGAAGAATATACGAACCGGCATCGGGAGGACGCTCGACGAGTCCGTGTTCCTCACGGCGCTGGTGCCGGTCGACGCCGGCGTTCCGGACGACTTCGACGGCGTCGACTTCCGAACCGCTACCGGCGCCGGTTCCGGGCGCGACAGCGATCGCCACGGGCAGTTGAGTCCGAGGGAACAGAAAGCGAGGGTGCTCGCCGGCCTCGGAAGTCGGAGCGGGGCGACCCGGTTGTCGGTCCGGACTCGTCCGGTCATCGAGGCGGTGAACACCGACGTGATGTCGGTTACCTTCGAGCCGGTAACGAGGGATGCAACGACCAACACGCCCACCGTCGATGGGGACGACGAACCGCCGGCCGATCATCTCAACGCCTTCGTTCGCGGATTCGACGAAACCTACCGGACGATCGCGACGCTGCATGCCGACGGACGCTTCCGTTCGGAAATTGCGCCGGCGGAGCTGATCGCCGGGGTCGAAAACCGGCTCGTGTACCGGCCGACTCACCGGTACACGGCCGCGCTTCGGCGGATGGGCGGACGAGAGTCGCTGCGGGACGGCGTTCGGACGACGGTCGAAATGGAGGGGCTCGCGGTCCCGTTCTTCGACGGCAGCATCGAGACCGACGAGTACTGGCCGTTGTACGCGGCAGAACGGGCGGAACTCCGTCGGCTGGACGTTCCGCGGTTTACGTCGTGCATCGACCGGCGGGCGGTAGAGCACCGGGGGACCGATCTCGGCGTCGCCGCGGACGAATCGGGATACGAACGGTGTCGTCGCCGCCTCGAGACCATGAGCGACGACGACAGACGTCGCCAGATCGGGATACTTCGGGAGTGTTACGGGGATTCGGGGACGGAAACGGATCCACCGCCGACGGCAGTCGACGCGACCGACGATCGGCTTCGCACGGCGGCCGTCGAGGCGTTCGACGACGTGCTCGAGTCGGCCGTCGAGACGCCCGCGGGTCCCGCGTGGACGTTCGTCGATCCCACGCGCGCCGGGACGACCCGGCTGGTCCTTTCGGACGATTCCCTCTATTGCGGGACCGCCGGAATCGCGCTGACCGCGGCGGCGCTGTACCGCGCGACCGGACGACGCCGGTATCGACAACTCGTTACGGAGATCTTCGAACCGTCGCTCGATCGCCCATCTCCGCCACGGGGACCGGTCGATCTCGGCGGACCGAGGGGGATCGGATCGACGATCTACGGTCTCTCGGCGGTCGCGGACCTCCTCGACGAGGACCGGTTCCGGCGGGCCGCGATCGACGCGGCGGGTTCGGTATCCGAAGACCGGCTCGGGGCCGACGGCACGGCCGGCGTGATGGCGGGATACGCCGGGACGTTGCTGGCACTGCTCGCGTGTTACGAACGGTTCGGCGACGCGACCGTCCTCGAGAGGGCGCTCCTGTGCGGCGACCGTCTCCTCGAACGGGTGACCGACGGTAGCAATCGAGTCCGGGGACCGGCCGGCGGAACGCGACGGACTGCGGGGTTCGCACGCGGGTCCGCCGGAATCGCGTACGCGCTGGTCAGACTCGCCGCGGTAGCGGGAGAACCGCGGTACGCCGAGCCGGTGCGCGACGTCCGTGCGACGGATCCGGCGACGTCGGCGTCGGTGGTCGCACCGCAATCACGTCACGCGGACTGGGACGGCGAGGGCTGGTGTTGCGGCCGAAGCGGGATCGCGCTTTCGTGGATCGGCGTCGCCGAGCGGCTCGGGGCGCCGAGGTACCTCGAGGCGGCGACCGCTGCGCTCGGTGCGACCGCTCGTTCGGAGCGATCGCCGCTTGACAACCTGTACTGTGGGAACTTCGGTCGAGTCGAGGCGCTACTCGTCGGTTCGAACCGCGGACGCTGTGACGGCGACGTCGCAACCGAATTCCTGGGACGGTGTCTTCCGCGTCGGGAACGCGCGGGTTCGTTCTCCCTGACCGGCCACTCGCGATCGGCCGTCAACCCGTCGTTTTTCGGCGGGATCTCCGGAGTTTCGTACACGCTTCTTCGCGTTCTGTACCCCGATACCCTCCCGTGCGTGCTCCTCCTGGAGTAA
- a CDS encoding cupin domain-containing protein: protein MDTVNESDLDWIGYDRDETDGEVEFRRKHLSNAVDATDLGCSLYELPPGSKSWPYHYHAANAEALFVLSGSGLLRVADGEKPIEAGDFAVFSAGERGGHRIVSDGEEPLRYLMVSTMNDPDVTVYPETEKFGVYVGSPPGGRDERSLEGYYRIDDDVDYWD, encoded by the coding sequence ATGGACACGGTCAACGAATCGGACCTCGACTGGATCGGGTACGATCGCGACGAAACCGACGGCGAGGTCGAATTCCGCCGCAAACATCTCTCGAACGCGGTCGACGCGACCGACCTCGGCTGCAGCCTCTACGAACTGCCGCCGGGGTCGAAGTCGTGGCCGTACCACTACCACGCGGCCAACGCAGAGGCCCTGTTCGTCCTCTCCGGATCCGGGCTGCTCCGCGTTGCTGACGGCGAGAAACCGATCGAGGCGGGAGATTTCGCAGTCTTTTCGGCGGGCGAGCGCGGCGGGCATCGGATCGTCAGCGACGGCGAGGAGCCGCTTCGGTACCTGATGGTGTCGACGATGAACGATCCCGACGTCACCGTCTATCCCGAGACGGAGAAGTTCGGCGTCTACGTCGGGTCACCGCCCGGGGGTCGTGACGAGCGATCGCTGGAGGGATACTATCGGATCGACGACGACGTCGACTACTGGGACTGA